A window of Hyperolius riggenbachi isolate aHypRig1 chromosome 1, aHypRig1.pri, whole genome shotgun sequence contains these coding sequences:
- the NR2F1 gene encoding COUP transcription factor 1: MAMVVSSWRDPQEDVAGGNPGGPNPGAAQPGRDQQQQQQPPSAAPHTPQTPSQPGPPSTPGAAGDKGQPGSGQSQQHIECVVCGDKSSGKHYGQFTCEGCKSFFKRSVRRNLTYTCRANRNCPIDQHHRNQCQYCRLKKCLKVGMRREAVQRGRMPPTQPNPGQYALTNGDPLNGHCYLSGYISLLLRAEPYPTSRYGSQCMQPNNIMGIENICELAARLLFSAVEWARNIPFFPDLQITDQVSLLRLTWSELFVLNAAQCSMPLHVAPLLAAAGLHASPMSADRVVAFMDHIRIFQEQVEKLKALHVDSAEYSCLKAIVLFTSDACGLSDAAHIESLQEKSQCALEEYVRSQYPNQPSRFGKLLLRLPSLRTVSSSVIEQLFFVRLVGKTPIETLIRDMLLSGSSFNWPYMSIQCS; encoded by the exons ATGGCAATGGTAGTTAGCAGCTGGAGAGATCCGCAGGAAGACGTGGCCGGGGGGAATCCGGGAGGCCCCAACCCGGGGGCAGCGCAGCCTGGCAGGgaccagcagcaacagcagcagccacCCTCCGCTGCCCCCCACACGCCGCAGACCCCCAGCCAGCCGGGACCCCCCTCCACCCCTGGGGCGGCCGGGGACAAGGGCCAGCCGGGCTCGGGCCAGAGCCAGCAGCATATAGAGTGTGTGGTGTGCGGGGACAAGTCCAGCGGCAAGCACTACGGCCAGTTCACCTGCGAGGGCTGCAAAAGTTTCTTCAAGAGGAGCGTCCGCAGGAACTTAACCTACACATGTCGTGCCAATAGGAACTGTCCCATAGACCAGCACCACCGGAACCAGTGCCAGTACTGCCGCCTGAAGAAGTGCCTGAAAGTGGGCATGCGGAGGGAAG CGGTTCAGCGAGGACGAATGCCTCCAACCCAGCCGAACCCAGGCCAGTACGCCCTGACGAATGGGGACCCCCTGAACGGCCACTGCTACCTTTCCGGATACATCTCTCTGCTGCTGCGGGCTGAGCCCTACCCCACGTCCCGCTATGGCAGCCAGTGCATGCAACCCAACAACATCATGGGCATTGAGAACATCTGCGAGCTGGCGGCCCGGTTACTGTTCAGTGCTGTGGAGTGGGCCAGGAACATCCCTTTCTTCCCAGACCTGCAGATCACCGACCAGGTGTCCCTGCTCAGACTGACTTGGAGTGAGCTGTTTGTGCTCAATGCTGCCCAGTGCTCTATGCCCCTCCATGTGGCCCCTCTGCTGGCAGCCGCTGGCCTCCATGCCTCCCCCATGTCGGCCGACCGAGTGGTGGCCTTTATGGACCACATCCGCATCTTTCAGGAGCAGGTGGAGAAGCTCAAGGCCTTGCACGTAGACTCTGCAGAATATAGCTGTCTCAAAGCCATCGTCCTGTTCACGTCAG ATGCCTGTGGCCTTTCAGATGCTGCTCATATTGAGAGTCTACAGGAAAAGTCTCAATGCGCCCTGGAGGAGTATGTGAGGAGCCAGTATCCCAACCAGCCCAGTAGGTTCGGCAAACTTCTGCTAAGGCTGCCTTCCCTGCGTACTGTATCCTCCTCAGTCATTGAACAGCTCTTCTTCGTCCGCTTGGTAGGTAAAACCCCTATAGAGACCCTCATCAGGGACATGTTATTATCTGGAAGTAGTTTCAACTGGCCTTATATGTCCATCCAATGTTCCTAG